A stretch of Allostreptomyces psammosilenae DNA encodes these proteins:
- a CDS encoding ABC transporter permease produces the protein MEDQTTVRGTAPRGGAGPALAGGPPATRTAGDPPTAPPAGGAPTKPAATITKTWRQRLRADWPLVAMTLPAIGLLLVFHYAPLLGNVIAFQDYSPFVGIRDSQFVGFWHFSRFFTDPLFWRATGNTLLITAFQLVFFFPVPIALALLLNSILNSRVRVFVQSVVYLPHFFSWVLVITLFQQILGGAGLVSQILRESGNSPLGIMTDPDTFILLVTSEMVWKDAGWGTIIFLAALSTVNQSLYEAAAADGAGRWRRTWHITLPALRPVIVLLLILRLGDALTVGFEQFILQRNAVGSRAAEVLDTYVYYTGIVNGDYSYAAAVGLFKGLFGLALILAANRIAHVFGEQGVYSRS, from the coding sequence ATGGAGGACCAGACCACGGTCCGCGGCACCGCCCCGCGCGGTGGCGCCGGACCCGCCCTCGCCGGTGGGCCACCGGCCACGCGCACCGCCGGCGACCCACCAACCGCACCACCGGCCGGCGGCGCCCCGACCAAGCCGGCCGCCACCATCACCAAGACCTGGCGCCAACGGCTGCGCGCCGACTGGCCACTGGTCGCCATGACGCTACCCGCCATCGGCCTGCTGCTGGTCTTCCACTACGCGCCGCTGCTCGGCAACGTCATCGCCTTCCAGGACTACTCGCCCTTCGTGGGCATCCGGGACAGCCAGTTCGTCGGCTTCTGGCACTTCAGCAGGTTCTTCACCGACCCGCTGTTCTGGCGGGCCACCGGCAACACCCTGCTGATCACCGCCTTCCAGCTGGTGTTCTTCTTCCCCGTCCCGATCGCCCTGGCCCTGCTGCTCAACAGCATCCTGAACAGCCGCGTCCGGGTGTTCGTGCAGTCCGTGGTCTACCTGCCGCACTTCTTCTCCTGGGTGCTGGTCATCACCCTCTTCCAGCAGATCCTCGGCGGCGCCGGCCTGGTCTCGCAGATCCTGCGGGAGAGCGGCAACAGCCCGCTGGGCATCATGACCGACCCGGACACCTTCATCCTGCTGGTGACCTCCGAGATGGTCTGGAAGGACGCCGGCTGGGGCACCATCATCTTCCTGGCCGCCCTCAGCACCGTGAACCAGAGCCTCTACGAGGCCGCCGCCGCCGACGGCGCCGGCCGCTGGCGCCGGACCTGGCACATCACCCTGCCGGCGCTGCGCCCGGTCATCGTGCTGCTGCTCATCCTCCGCCTCGGCGACGCGCTCACCGTCGGCTTCGAGCAGTTCATCCTCCAGCGCAACGCCGTCGGCAGCCGGGCCGCCGAAGTGCTGGACACCTACGTCTACTACACCGGCATCGTCAACGGCGACTACTCCTACGCGGCGGCCGTCGGCCTGTTCAAGGGCCTGTTCGGCCTCGCCCTGATCCTCGCCGCCAACAGGATCGCGCACGTGTTCGGAGAGCAGGGGGTGTACAGCAGGTCATGA
- a CDS encoding carbohydrate ABC transporter permease yields MTLVSETARRRLRSSRPERAPWEEPEGPLARIGKGLALTAIVLVILGPLYVVLLTSLSSQETITEAGGLVMVPDGLTLDAYRAVLGGGVITRSVLVSTGVTVVGTVISVGLSILCAYGLSRPGSFMHRPLLFTVLLTFLFGPGMIPTYLVVSGLGLVDSYWALILPSAIAAFNVVVLRSFFMSIPQELIDSARIDGAGEFRILASIVLPLSRAVTAVVALFYGVGYWNAFFNALLYIDDTRMWPLQLVLRTFVLDARDLPAGAGGIQQAVDSAPSLALRMAVVMIAVIPILLVYPFVQRHFTKGVIIGAVKG; encoded by the coding sequence ATGACACTCGTATCGGAAACCGCCCGGCGGCGGCTGAGGTCCTCCCGTCCCGAGCGGGCCCCGTGGGAGGAGCCGGAGGGCCCACTCGCGCGCATCGGCAAGGGCCTCGCCCTCACCGCCATCGTGCTGGTGATCCTCGGCCCGCTCTACGTGGTCCTGCTCACCAGCCTGTCCTCACAGGAGACCATCACCGAGGCCGGCGGCCTGGTGATGGTGCCCGACGGCCTGACCCTGGACGCCTACCGGGCCGTCCTCGGCGGCGGCGTGATCACCCGCTCCGTCCTGGTCAGCACCGGCGTCACCGTCGTCGGCACCGTCATCAGCGTCGGACTGTCCATCCTGTGCGCCTACGGCCTGTCCCGCCCCGGCTCCTTCATGCACCGGCCGCTGCTGTTCACCGTGCTGCTCACCTTCCTGTTCGGCCCCGGCATGATCCCCACCTACCTGGTGGTCAGCGGCCTCGGACTGGTGGACAGCTACTGGGCGCTGATCCTCCCCTCGGCCATCGCCGCCTTCAACGTCGTGGTGCTGCGCTCCTTCTTCATGTCCATCCCCCAGGAGCTCATCGACTCCGCCCGCATCGACGGCGCCGGCGAGTTCCGCATCCTCGCCTCCATCGTGCTGCCGCTGTCCCGGGCGGTCACCGCGGTCGTCGCCCTCTTCTACGGCGTGGGCTACTGGAACGCGTTCTTCAACGCGCTGCTGTACATCGACGACACCCGGATGTGGCCGCTCCAGCTGGTGCTGCGCACCTTCGTGCTGGACGCCCGCGACCTGCCGGCCGGCGCCGGCGGCATCCAGCAGGCCGTGGACTCCGCGCCCAGCCTCGCCCTGCGGATGGCCGTGGTGATGATCGCGGTGATCCCGATCCTGCTGGTCTACCCCTTCGTCCAGCGGCACTTCACCAAGGGCGTCATCATCGGGGCGGTCAAGGGCTGA
- the yczR gene encoding MocR-like transcription factor YczR, producing MSSPPSVLGTPRTSVGTAQLVRLLASRPNGRPAYRSLADALRTLVLDGRVPLAARLPAERELAAALSLSRTTVTAAYEALRAEGFLASRRGSGSWTTLPAGREVPSAGISPVDSCHGVPGGPDGAPRVIDLGIASLPAPEPWLSAAVAAAADELGGYLGSHGYFPMGLPVLREAVARRYTERGVPTTPDQILVSNGAAAGLSLVLGQLLGPADRVAVDSPGYANALQAVQRVARPVPVALAEEGWDLAAWARVLREAAPRLAYLIADFHNPTGRLMPEEQRERLVSLARAAGTVLVVDETMAETALHDGPLPRPVAAYDRAGGTVVAVGSAGKTFWGGLRIGWVRAAPELVRAIAAQRSSTDVASPVLEQLVVRRLLVDHLPQLLAARRPRVRAQRDALVAAVREHLPGWTFTVPDGGLSLWARTDGVSGSGLAGAADRWGVRVAAGPRFGVDGTLERFVRLPFTLPAAVLREAVVRLAGAGGSVVSGVDGEDVRVA from the coding sequence ATGTCCTCTCCCCCATCCGTCCTGGGGACGCCGCGGACGTCCGTGGGCACCGCGCAGCTGGTGCGCCTGCTGGCGTCCCGGCCGAACGGCCGGCCCGCGTACCGCTCGCTCGCCGACGCGCTGCGCACCCTGGTGCTGGACGGCCGGGTGCCGCTGGCGGCCCGGCTGCCCGCGGAGCGGGAGCTGGCCGCCGCGCTGTCGCTGAGCCGCACCACGGTCACCGCCGCCTACGAGGCGCTGCGCGCCGAGGGCTTCCTGGCCAGCCGGCGCGGGTCCGGCAGCTGGACCACGCTGCCGGCGGGGCGGGAGGTGCCCTCCGCCGGGATCTCGCCGGTGGACTCCTGCCACGGCGTCCCGGGCGGGCCGGACGGCGCGCCGCGGGTCATCGACCTGGGCATCGCCAGCCTGCCGGCGCCCGAGCCGTGGCTGTCCGCCGCCGTCGCCGCGGCCGCCGACGAGCTGGGCGGCTACCTGGGCAGCCACGGGTACTTCCCGATGGGCCTGCCGGTGCTGCGGGAGGCCGTCGCCCGGCGGTACACCGAGCGCGGGGTGCCCACCACCCCGGACCAGATCCTGGTCAGCAACGGGGCGGCGGCCGGGCTGTCGCTGGTGCTGGGCCAGTTGCTGGGCCCGGCCGACCGGGTGGCGGTGGACTCGCCCGGCTACGCCAACGCGCTGCAGGCCGTGCAGCGGGTGGCCCGGCCGGTGCCGGTGGCGCTGGCCGAGGAGGGCTGGGACCTGGCGGCCTGGGCCCGGGTGCTGCGGGAGGCCGCGCCGCGCCTGGCCTACCTGATCGCCGACTTCCACAACCCCACCGGCCGGCTGATGCCCGAGGAGCAGCGGGAGCGGCTGGTCTCGCTCGCCCGGGCCGCCGGCACGGTCCTGGTGGTGGACGAGACCATGGCGGAGACGGCGCTGCACGACGGGCCGCTGCCGCGGCCGGTGGCGGCGTACGACCGGGCCGGCGGGACGGTGGTGGCGGTGGGCTCGGCCGGCAAGACGTTCTGGGGCGGGCTGCGGATCGGCTGGGTGCGGGCCGCCCCCGAGCTGGTGCGGGCGATCGCGGCGCAGCGCTCCAGCACGGACGTCGCCTCTCCGGTGCTGGAGCAGTTGGTGGTGCGCCGGCTGCTGGTGGACCACCTGCCACAGCTGCTGGCCGCGCGGCGGCCCCGGGTGCGGGCCCAGCGTGACGCGCTGGTGGCGGCGGTGCGCGAGCACCTGCCGGGCTGGACGTTCACCGTGCCCGACGGCGGGCTGTCGCTGTGGGCGCGCACCGACGGCGTGTCGGGGAGCGGGCTGGCCGGGGCGGCGGACCGCTGGGGGGTGCGGGTGGCGGCCGGGCCCCGGTTCGGGGTGGACGGCACGCTGGAGCGGTTCGTGCGGCTGCCGTTCACCCTGCCGGCGGCGGTGCTGCGGGAGGCGGTGGTGCGGCTGGCCGGCGCCGGCGGTTCGGTGGTCTCCGGGGTGGACGGGGAGGACGTCCGGGTGGCGTGA
- the yczE gene encoding membrane protein YczE → MVRRLVQLYAGLALYGASLALMVRADLGLDPWDVFHQGVADRTGLSFGTVVTLVGALVLLLWLPLRQRPGLGTISNILVLGVAADATLLVLPEQRVLAVRVGLLVAGVLLNGVATACYIGARFGPGPRDGLMTGWAARSGRSIRLVRTVIECGVLVVGFLLGGSVGVATVVYALAIGPLAQLFLPVFAVPAPEPAAAEQAAAEQAAREKAGPEARDRLPSVGGTTEN, encoded by the coding sequence ATGGTCCGCCGCCTCGTCCAGCTCTACGCCGGCCTCGCCCTCTACGGGGCGAGCCTGGCCCTGATGGTCCGCGCGGACCTCGGCCTGGATCCGTGGGACGTCTTCCACCAGGGGGTCGCCGACCGGACCGGGCTGAGCTTCGGAACCGTCGTCACCCTCGTGGGCGCGCTGGTGCTGCTGCTGTGGCTGCCGCTGCGCCAGCGCCCCGGACTCGGCACGATCAGCAACATCCTGGTGCTCGGGGTGGCCGCCGACGCCACGCTGCTGGTGCTGCCCGAGCAGCGGGTGCTCGCGGTGCGCGTCGGTCTGCTGGTGGCCGGCGTGCTGCTCAACGGCGTGGCCACCGCCTGCTACATCGGCGCGCGGTTCGGGCCCGGCCCGCGGGACGGGCTGATGACCGGCTGGGCGGCCCGCTCCGGGCGGTCGATCCGGCTGGTCCGCACCGTCATCGAGTGCGGCGTGCTGGTGGTCGGCTTCCTGCTGGGCGGCTCGGTCGGCGTCGCCACCGTGGTCTACGCGCTGGCCATCGGCCCGCTGGCCCAGCTGTTCCTGCCGGTCTTCGCGGTGCCCGCGCCGGAGCCGGCGGCGGCCGAGCAGGCGGCGGCGGAGCAGGCGGCGCGCGAGAAGGCCGGGCCCGAGGCGCGCGACCGGCTCCCGTCCGTGGGCGGCACCACGGAGAATTAG
- a CDS encoding beta-galactosidase, translating into MPDLSDATRGRVLYGGDYNPEQWPEEVWAEDAALMRRAGVTLATVGVFSWARIEPRPGARDFDWLDRVLDLLHDAGVGVCLATPTASPPPWLGHRHPDTLPVDDAGTPLTYGSRNQWCPSAPEYRRHSLALVADLAERYAGHPALRLWHVGNETGPTCHCEHTATAFRHWLRARHGTLERLNESWATAFWSQRYDSWEEITTPRRAPYLHNPTQLLDFRRFTSDVLLDQFRAERDLLRQATPHVPVTTNFIHLWDQVDQWAWAAEEDAAAIDVYTDPEDPARHVESALAYDLARSLRDGAPWILMEQAVGGVNWRERNTVKTPARMRLDSLQAVARGADTVAFFQWRASRAGAEKFHSGMLPHAGPDTRAFRQVCRLGDELGRLGPAVAGSRVPAEIGLLWDWHNVWALRQKAHPRQDLDPAELLREYHRTLWQAGHTADLLPPGSDRLDRYRLLVVPNLYLVTDADAERLVRYVAEGGTLLMGFFSGVVDEHDHIRLGGHPAPFRDLLGVTGEEFRPLAPDAGPRVSSALLGDFRAAYWMETLRTTGAEAVATVEPTLPPGPGVDPEDAGMPVITRHSHGAGTAWYVATRLDDPTRARLLTRVADDAGLRPAPLAAPVAGVEAVRRGEVLFLLNHGGQPVTVPLPEGYAAGSVDLLTGTPHRQAVELPAEDALALLPGDRLPGRGSAADARQG; encoded by the coding sequence ATGCCCGACCTGTCCGACGCCACCCGGGGACGCGTCCTCTACGGCGGCGACTACAACCCCGAGCAGTGGCCCGAGGAGGTCTGGGCCGAGGACGCCGCCCTGATGCGCCGCGCCGGTGTCACCCTCGCCACCGTGGGCGTGTTCTCCTGGGCACGCATCGAACCCCGCCCCGGCGCCCGGGACTTCGACTGGCTCGACCGCGTCCTCGACCTCCTGCACGACGCCGGCGTCGGCGTCTGCCTCGCCACCCCCACCGCCTCGCCCCCGCCGTGGCTCGGCCACCGCCACCCCGACACCCTCCCCGTCGACGACGCCGGCACCCCCCTCACCTACGGCTCCCGCAACCAGTGGTGCCCCTCCGCCCCCGAGTACCGGCGGCACTCCCTGGCCCTCGTCGCCGACCTCGCCGAACGCTACGCCGGCCACCCGGCGCTCCGGCTGTGGCACGTCGGCAACGAGACCGGCCCCACCTGCCACTGCGAGCACACCGCCACCGCCTTCCGCCACTGGCTGCGCGCCCGCCACGGCACCCTGGAACGCCTCAACGAATCCTGGGCCACCGCCTTCTGGAGCCAGCGCTACGACAGCTGGGAGGAGATCACCACCCCCCGCCGGGCGCCCTACCTGCACAACCCCACCCAGCTCCTGGACTTCCGGCGGTTCACCTCCGACGTCCTGCTCGACCAGTTCCGGGCCGAGCGCGACCTGCTCCGCCAGGCCACCCCGCACGTCCCCGTCACCACCAACTTCATCCACCTGTGGGACCAGGTCGACCAGTGGGCCTGGGCGGCCGAGGAGGACGCCGCCGCCATCGACGTCTACACCGACCCCGAGGACCCGGCACGCCACGTCGAGTCCGCCCTCGCCTACGACCTCGCCCGCTCCCTGCGCGACGGCGCCCCCTGGATCCTGATGGAACAGGCCGTCGGCGGCGTCAACTGGCGGGAACGCAACACCGTCAAGACCCCCGCCCGGATGCGCCTGGACAGCCTCCAGGCCGTCGCCCGCGGCGCGGACACCGTCGCCTTCTTCCAGTGGCGCGCCTCCCGCGCCGGCGCGGAGAAGTTCCACTCCGGCATGCTGCCGCACGCCGGACCGGACACCCGCGCCTTCCGCCAGGTCTGCCGCCTCGGCGACGAACTCGGCCGCCTCGGCCCGGCGGTGGCCGGCAGCCGCGTCCCCGCCGAGATCGGCCTGCTCTGGGACTGGCACAACGTCTGGGCACTGCGCCAGAAGGCCCACCCCCGCCAGGACCTCGACCCCGCCGAACTGCTGCGCGAGTACCACCGCACGCTCTGGCAGGCCGGCCACACCGCCGATCTCCTCCCACCCGGCTCCGACCGGCTCGACCGCTACCGGCTGCTGGTCGTCCCCAACCTCTACCTGGTCACCGACGCCGACGCCGAACGACTGGTGCGCTACGTGGCCGAGGGCGGCACCCTGCTCATGGGCTTCTTCTCCGGCGTCGTCGACGAACACGACCACATCCGGCTCGGCGGCCACCCCGCGCCCTTCCGCGACCTGCTCGGCGTCACCGGCGAGGAGTTCCGCCCACTCGCCCCCGACGCCGGGCCGCGCGTCTCCTCCGCGCTCCTCGGCGACTTCCGGGCCGCCTACTGGATGGAGACGCTGCGCACCACCGGCGCCGAGGCCGTCGCCACCGTGGAGCCGACCCTCCCACCCGGCCCCGGCGTGGACCCGGAGGACGCCGGCATGCCGGTGATCACCCGCCACTCCCACGGCGCCGGCACCGCCTGGTACGTCGCCACCCGCCTCGACGACCCCACCCGCGCGCGGCTGCTGACCCGGGTGGCCGACGACGCCGGCCTGCGGCCCGCCCCGCTGGCCGCACCCGTCGCCGGGGTCGAGGCCGTGCGCAGAGGAGAGGTGCTCTTCCTGCTGAACCACGGCGGGCAGCCGGTGACCGTGCCGCTGCCCGAGGGCTACGCCGCCGGCAGCGTCGACCTGCTCACCGGCACCCCCCACCGGCAGGCCGTCGAACTGCCCGCCGAGGACGCCCTCGCCCTCCTCCCCGGTGACCGCCTGCCGGGGCGGGGGTCGGCCGCAGACGCCCGCCAGGGGTGA
- a CDS encoding NADP-dependent oxidoreductase, protein MEEVPEVEPRAGEVVVRSVATSVNPVDDKTREGAIGEGTPPLPMTLGWDLAGVVIDGGSSGLRAGERVVAMSHQLGTGRGTWADVVALPADAVAPAPTAVSLIEAATLPLPGLTALQTLDWLAVAAGDRLLVTGAAGAVGGLAVQLARARGARVDALVSREAQLDFVRAHGAEWATTDPADLQPRGYDAVFDTFGAFVTDAVADGGRYASIATQAGPVPDLSARRVRTTVNQVREDGAGLRELARLVDDGAVRPRVDSTFALRDIRAAHRRFGRGGLDGKVAVVF, encoded by the coding sequence GTGGAGGAGGTTCCCGAGGTCGAGCCGCGGGCCGGCGAGGTGGTGGTGCGTTCCGTCGCGACCAGCGTCAACCCGGTCGACGACAAGACGCGGGAGGGCGCCATCGGCGAGGGGACGCCGCCGCTGCCGATGACGCTCGGCTGGGATCTGGCCGGCGTGGTGATCGACGGCGGCTCCAGTGGGCTGCGTGCCGGGGAGCGCGTGGTCGCGATGTCCCACCAGCTGGGCACCGGGCGGGGGACCTGGGCCGACGTGGTCGCGCTGCCCGCCGACGCGGTGGCGCCCGCGCCGACGGCGGTCAGTCTCATCGAGGCGGCCACCCTGCCGCTGCCCGGGCTCACCGCGCTGCAGACCCTGGACTGGCTGGCGGTGGCGGCCGGTGACCGGCTGCTCGTCACGGGCGCCGCCGGCGCGGTGGGCGGCCTGGCCGTCCAGCTCGCCAGGGCCCGCGGCGCACGGGTGGACGCCCTGGTCTCCCGGGAGGCCCAACTGGACTTCGTCCGGGCCCACGGCGCGGAGTGGGCGACCACCGACCCGGCCGACCTCCAGCCCCGGGGCTACGACGCCGTCTTCGACACCTTCGGGGCCTTCGTCACCGACGCCGTGGCCGACGGCGGCCGGTACGCCTCGATCGCCACCCAGGCCGGTCCGGTTCCCGACCTGTCCGCGCGGAGGGTGCGGACCACGGTGAACCAGGTGCGTGAGGACGGGGCGGGCCTGCGCGAACTCGCCCGGCTCGTCGACGACGGCGCCGTGCGGCCGCGCGTGGACTCCACGTTCGCGCTCCGGGACATCCGGGCCGCGCACCGGCGTTTCGGACGGGGCGGCCTGGACGGCAAGGTCGCGGTGGTCTTCTAG
- a CDS encoding helix-turn-helix transcriptional regulator, giving the protein MDAANNDERGTTERVLTLLGLLQQRQVWTGPELAERLGVTPRTVRRDVGRLRALGYPVHASQGVGGGYQLGPGKALPPLLLDDEEAIATAVSLLAGAGGAVAGAGDAALRALTKLDRVLPTRLRHEVRALSGSVEFFGGGGRAPVDPEVLMTLARACRDEVEAAFDYPSGGEVRRRRVEPYRLVASDRRWYLLAYDLDRDDWRSFRVDRMTEVSARTWRFRPRPAPDAATYVQEGVASRVYPHRARFLVHAPADTVRAQIPASAAVVRRRGSGRCEVLSGAESLDFVLMHVLLLGHDFEVLDPPELARRCHVLAGRLRSAGAGASPPPDAQG; this is encoded by the coding sequence ATGGACGCGGCGAACAACGACGAACGGGGGACGACCGAGCGGGTGCTCACCCTGCTCGGGCTGTTGCAGCAGCGCCAGGTCTGGACCGGTCCGGAGCTCGCCGAGCGGCTCGGGGTCACGCCACGCACGGTGCGGCGCGATGTCGGGCGGCTGCGCGCGCTCGGGTACCCGGTGCACGCCAGCCAGGGCGTCGGCGGCGGCTACCAGCTCGGCCCGGGGAAGGCCCTGCCGCCGCTGCTCCTCGACGACGAGGAGGCGATCGCCACCGCGGTCTCGCTGCTCGCCGGCGCGGGTGGCGCGGTCGCCGGCGCCGGGGACGCCGCGCTGCGGGCGCTGACCAAGCTCGACCGGGTGCTGCCCACCCGGCTGCGGCACGAGGTGCGCGCGCTGTCCGGCTCGGTGGAGTTCTTCGGCGGGGGCGGGCGCGCCCCGGTCGACCCCGAGGTGCTGATGACGCTGGCCAGAGCATGCCGCGACGAGGTCGAGGCCGCCTTCGACTACCCGTCCGGGGGCGAGGTGCGACGGCGGCGGGTGGAGCCCTACCGCCTGGTCGCCTCCGACCGGCGCTGGTACCTCCTGGCCTACGACCTCGATCGCGACGACTGGCGCAGCTTCCGTGTCGACCGGATGACCGAGGTGTCCGCACGGACCTGGCGCTTCCGCCCGCGCCCGGCACCGGACGCGGCGACGTACGTGCAGGAGGGCGTGGCGAGCCGGGTCTACCCGCATCGGGCGCGTTTCCTCGTGCACGCGCCGGCCGACACGGTGCGCGCGCAGATCCCGGCGTCGGCGGCCGTCGTGCGGCGGCGCGGGAGCGGGCGGTGCGAGGTCCTCAGCGGTGCCGAGAGCCTGGACTTCGTGCTGATGCACGTGCTCCTGCTGGGGCACGACTTCGAGGTGCTCGACCCTCCGGAGCTGGCGAGGCGCTGTCACGTGCTGGCGGGCAGACTGCGGTCGGCCGGTGCGGGAGCCTCACCGCCGCCGGACGCGCAGGGGTGA
- a CDS encoding DinB family protein, whose amino-acid sequence MDADERDWNQMLREQWEVHWNHQLRARLEGLTDDEYFWSPMPDAWSVRPRGTSTAPVQAGAGDFTIDYAFPEPVPPPFTTIAWRLGHVIVGVLAARNAAHFGAPAASYETWEYAGDAATALDQLQAQLDLWLAGVRGLGDAGLRTRLGPKEPFPELTMADLVLHIHRELIHHLSEVCLLRDLYLHTNHATNGATR is encoded by the coding sequence ATGGACGCAGACGAACGCGACTGGAACCAGATGCTGCGCGAGCAGTGGGAGGTCCACTGGAACCACCAGCTCCGGGCCCGCCTCGAGGGCCTCACCGACGACGAGTACTTCTGGTCGCCGATGCCGGACGCCTGGAGCGTGCGGCCGCGCGGCACCTCGACGGCGCCCGTGCAGGCCGGCGCCGGGGACTTCACGATCGACTACGCCTTCCCCGAGCCGGTGCCCCCGCCCTTCACCACGATCGCCTGGCGGCTCGGCCACGTGATCGTCGGTGTGCTCGCCGCGCGCAACGCGGCACACTTCGGCGCGCCGGCGGCCTCGTACGAAACCTGGGAGTACGCCGGCGACGCGGCCACCGCGCTGGACCAGCTCCAGGCCCAGCTCGACCTCTGGCTGGCCGGCGTGCGCGGCCTCGGCGACGCCGGGCTCCGGACCCGGCTCGGCCCGAAGGAGCCCTTCCCCGAGCTGACCATGGCCGATCTGGTGCTGCACATCCACCGCGAGCTGATCCACCACCTGTCCGAGGTCTGCCTGCTGCGCGACCTCTACCTGCACACGAACCACGCCACGAACGGAGCAACCCGATGA
- a CDS encoding VOC family protein, translating into MSRHVQITFDAHDPRALSSFWRDVLGYVHPGPPGVDLPEGADPLAAWDDFLAGIGVPEDQRNTRSAIEDPDGHGPRLFFQRVPEDKVAKNRVHLDVRAAPGLQGEERMAALEAECDRLVALGATRLRRHEPAPPLSAGFIVMADPEGNEFCLD; encoded by the coding sequence ATGAGCCGGCACGTCCAGATCACCTTCGACGCCCACGACCCGCGGGCGCTGTCGTCCTTCTGGCGCGACGTCCTCGGCTACGTCCACCCGGGCCCGCCCGGAGTCGACCTGCCGGAGGGCGCCGACCCGCTGGCCGCGTGGGACGACTTCCTGGCGGGGATCGGCGTGCCGGAGGACCAGCGCAACACGAGGTCGGCCATCGAGGACCCGGACGGGCACGGCCCGCGCCTGTTCTTCCAGCGGGTGCCGGAGGACAAGGTGGCCAAGAACCGCGTCCACCTCGACGTGCGAGCGGCTCCCGGGCTGCAGGGCGAGGAGCGGATGGCGGCGCTGGAGGCCGAGTGCGACCGGCTGGTGGCGCTGGGGGCGACGCGGCTGCGCCGCCACGAGCCGGCTCCGCCGCTGAGCGCCGGCTTCATCGTGATGGCCGACCCCGAGGGCAATGAGTTCTGCCTGGACTGA